A window of Rhododendron vialii isolate Sample 1 chromosome 11a, ASM3025357v1 contains these coding sequences:
- the LOC131308873 gene encoding protein SODIUM POTASSIUM ROOT DEFECTIVE 2-like yields MNMKRRVKMRRGFMCQYPGSAAGCTTGDPLSVIVPRRPDRTLVDRANALALDNSTSAKYARLVESTPQRLGNNAAAKMKLTNSVPMPPVVKRRPGGDHKNTGVVGDRKALQKPAPAVASSADQVFQVVVMRVSLHCQGCAGKVKKHISKMEGVTSFSIDLESKRVTVMGHVSPVGVLESISKVKRAEFWPC; encoded by the exons atGAACATGAAGAGAAGGGTGAAGATGAGGAGGGGTTTCATGTGCCAGTACCCGGGGTCAGCAGCAGGGTGCACGACCGGAGACCCTCTGTCCGTTATAGTGCCGCGGCGGCCGGACCGAACCCTAGTCGACCGTGCTAATGCATTGGCGCTCGACAACAGTACTAGTGCCAAGTACGCTCGGTTAGTTGAGTCAACTCCTCAAAGACTCGGTAACAATGCTGCTGCCAAAATGAAATTAACTAATTCCGTTCCAATGCCGCCGGTTGTCAAAAGGAGGCCCGGCGGTGATCATAAGAATACAGGCGTGGTCGGAGACAGAAAGGCCCTCCAGAAACCAGCTCCAGCAGTGGCTTCATCTGCAGACCAAGTCTTTCAG GTTGTGGTTATGAGAGTCTCTCTCCATTGCCAAGGCTGTGCTGGTAAAGTGAAGAAACATATATCCAAGATGGAAG GGGTGACATCGTTCAGCATAGATTTGGAGAGCAAGAGGGTGACAGTGATGGGACACGTGTCACCGGTGGGAGTGCTGGAGAGCATATCAAAGGTGAAAAGAGCAGAGTTCTGGCCCTGCTGA
- the LOC131308872 gene encoding uncharacterized protein LOC131308872 yields MNRSKLKILLSNVIERAMRYTQSINWTSILSITRSQLQDLMVLLTFEIRIANRGLRQCQDAVNLYLAVLSIVMARSMPTRCVTIGVRVQKTITQPPQRPTFSRTC; encoded by the exons ATGAATCGCAGCAAGCTAAAAATTTTACTTTCAAATGTCATAGAGAGGGCAATGAGATATACTCAGTCAATTAACTGGACTTCCATCCT GTCCATCACGCGTTCGCAACTGCAGGATCTGATGGTGCTTTTAACTTTTGAGATAAGGATAGCAAACAGAGGCTTAAG GCAATGTCAAGATGCAGTCAACCTATACCTTGCAGTGCTTTCAATAGTGATGGCTCGATCTATGCCTACGCG GTGTGTTACGATTGGAGTAAGGGTGCAGAAAACCATAACCCAGCCACCGCAAAGACCGACATTTTCCCGCACTTGCTAG